In one window of Hevea brasiliensis isolate MT/VB/25A 57/8 chromosome 10, ASM3005281v1, whole genome shotgun sequence DNA:
- the LOC110654352 gene encoding cysteine-rich repeat secretory protein 38-like codes for MSFSRISFFFILLSLAVIFQMVLGTNPLMHYCSSNDNFTSHGPYERSLTKLMGNFYYLAPPNGFALGSLGQNSQERPYGLTLCRGDVSASDCRTCVAEARSEIRKLCPNKKEGIIWYDNCVLKYSNKDFFGQIDKQNKFYLLNVQNVNDPMTFNQKTKELLSQLARIASTTPRMYAAGDLELDDQGSKKVYGLAQCTRDLSSVDCNKCLDGAIDELPSCCDGKQGGRVVGGSCTIMYEIYPFVNA; via the coding sequence ATGTCTTTCTCCAGAATTagcttcttcttcattcttttaAGCTTAGCTGTAATCTTCCAAATGGTTCTTGGAACCAACCCTCTAATGCATTATTGTTCAAGCAATGATAACTTCACTTCCCATGGCCCATACGAAAGAAGTTTGACAAAACTCATGGGTAATTTCTACTACCTAGCTCCACCCAATGGATTTGCTCTTGGTTCACTGGGTCAGAATAGCCAAGAACGACCATATGGACTCACTCTTTGCAGAGGAGATGTCTCAGCCTCAGATTGCAGAACTTGTGTAGCAGAAGCAAGAAGTGAGATCCGAAAGCTCTGCCCAAACAAGAAAGAAGGAATTATATGGTACGATAATTGTGTTTTGAAGTACTCGAACAAGGACTTCTTTGGCCAAATAGACAAGCAAAACAAGTTCTACCTATTGAACGTGCAAAATGTAAATGATCCAATGACATTTAATCAGAAGACGAAGGAGCTGTTAAGCCAACTAGCACGAATTGCTTCCACCACTCCAAGGATGTATGCGGCTGGAGATTTGGAACTTGATGATCAGGGATCAAAGAAAGTTTATGGGTTGGCTCAATGCACAAGGGATCTCTCCAGTGTTGATTGTAACAAGTGTCTTGATGGTGCCATAGATGAACTCCCAAGTTGTTGTGATGGGAA